The following coding sequences are from one Streptomyces sp. NBC_01232 window:
- the tdh gene encoding L-threonine 3-dehydrogenase produces the protein MKALVKHKAEPGLWLMDVPEPEYGPGDVLIKVLRTGICGTDLHIRAWDGWAQGAVKTPLVLGHEFVGEVAALGADVQDIEVGALVSGEGHLVCGKCRNCLAGRRHLCRSTIGLGVGRDGAFAEYVVLPAQNVWVHRTAVDLDVAAIFDPFGNAVHTALSFPLVGEDVLITGAGPIGIMAAAVARHAGARNVVITDVSPERLEIARKAGATLAVNVAESSIAEAQAKLGLREGFDIGLEMSGRAEAMRDMIDNMTHGGRIAMLGLPAQEFPVDWAKVVTSMITIKGIYGREMFETWYAMTVLLEGGLDLSPVITGRYSHRDFEAAFDEASTARSGKIILDWTA, from the coding sequence ATGAAGGCACTCGTCAAGCACAAGGCAGAACCCGGCCTGTGGCTCATGGACGTCCCCGAGCCCGAGTACGGCCCCGGCGACGTGCTCATCAAGGTGCTGCGCACCGGCATCTGCGGAACCGACCTGCACATCCGCGCCTGGGACGGCTGGGCGCAGGGCGCGGTCAAGACCCCCCTCGTCCTCGGCCACGAGTTCGTCGGAGAGGTCGCGGCGCTCGGCGCCGACGTCCAGGACATCGAGGTCGGCGCGCTGGTCAGCGGCGAGGGCCACCTGGTGTGCGGCAAGTGCCGCAACTGCCTGGCCGGCCGCCGCCACCTGTGCCGCAGCACGATCGGCCTGGGGGTCGGCCGCGACGGCGCCTTCGCCGAGTACGTCGTCCTGCCCGCCCAGAACGTGTGGGTGCACCGCACCGCCGTGGACCTGGACGTCGCCGCGATCTTCGACCCGTTCGGCAATGCCGTGCACACGGCGCTGTCCTTCCCGCTGGTCGGCGAGGACGTACTGATCACCGGCGCCGGCCCGATCGGGATCATGGCGGCTGCCGTGGCCAGGCACGCCGGCGCGCGCAACGTGGTCATCACCGACGTCAGCCCCGAGCGGCTGGAGATCGCCCGCAAGGCGGGCGCCACCCTCGCCGTCAACGTCGCCGAGTCCTCGATCGCCGAGGCGCAGGCCAAGCTCGGCCTGCGCGAGGGCTTCGACATCGGCCTGGAGATGTCCGGCCGCGCCGAGGCCATGCGCGACATGATCGACAACATGACGCACGGCGGCCGGATCGCCATGCTGGGGCTGCCCGCGCAGGAGTTCCCGGTGGACTGGGCGAAGGTGGTCACCTCGATGATCACGATCAAGGGCATCTACGGCCGCGAGATGTTCGAGACCTGGTACGCGATGACCGTGCTGCTGGAGGGCGGGCTCGACCTCAGCCCCGTCATCACCGGCCGCTACTCGCACCGCGACTTCGAGGCCGCCTTCGACGAGGCGTCGACCGCCCGCAGCGGCAAGATCATCTTGGACTGGACGGCGTAA
- a CDS encoding alpha/beta hydrolase, translated as MPSLRSRALSAALVATGRRRRFASAEAVRTRVAESARRPASHLPPRSLGRVADISRTFVGAWPVYDVSPLGTEPAAQVLYVHGGGYVNELVRPHWALVRTLVTQARARVVVPAYILAPRGTADRTVPVAADLLSGLIAGGGSGGTVLVGDSAGAGLALAAAQRLRDRTGDQPSRIVLISPWLDVTMSHPDQAAIEADDPMLARPGLLEAGRLYAGTLAADDPRVSPLHGGFAGLAPLTVFTGTRDVLTTDSRELLRLARADGAEVEFHEEAGLPHGYPLLPVPEGRAARERIVELIRSAAEL; from the coding sequence GTGCCGAGTCTGCGCAGCAGGGCGCTGTCGGCGGCGCTTGTCGCGACGGGACGGCGAAGACGGTTCGCGAGTGCCGAGGCGGTCCGGACCCGGGTCGCTGAGTCCGCCCGCCGGCCCGCCTCCCATCTGCCGCCGCGGTCCCTGGGGCGGGTCGCCGACATCTCGCGGACCTTCGTCGGGGCCTGGCCGGTGTACGACGTCTCCCCGCTCGGGACGGAGCCCGCGGCCCAGGTGCTGTACGTGCACGGCGGCGGCTACGTCAACGAGCTGGTGCGCCCGCACTGGGCGCTGGTACGGACCCTGGTCACGCAGGCGCGGGCGCGGGTCGTCGTGCCGGCGTACATCCTCGCTCCGCGCGGTACCGCCGACCGGACGGTCCCGGTGGCCGCCGATCTGCTGAGCGGCCTGATCGCGGGCGGTGGCTCCGGAGGGACGGTGCTCGTCGGGGACTCGGCCGGGGCGGGGCTGGCCCTGGCGGCCGCGCAGCGGCTGCGCGACCGTACCGGGGACCAGCCGTCCCGGATCGTGCTGATCTCGCCGTGGCTGGACGTGACCATGAGCCATCCGGACCAGGCGGCCATCGAGGCGGACGATCCGATGCTGGCCCGCCCGGGGCTGCTGGAGGCCGGCCGGCTGTACGCCGGGACCCTGGCGGCCGACGATCCCCGCGTGAGCCCGCTGCACGGGGGTTTCGCCGGGCTGGCGCCGCTGACTGTGTTCACCGGGACCCGGGACGTGCTGACCACGGACAGCCGGGAGCTGCTGCGCCTGGCCCGCGCGGACGGGGCCGAGGTGGAGTTCCACGAGGAGGCGGGGCTGCCGCACGGGTACCCGCTGCTGCCCGTGCCGGAGGGGCGGGCGGCGCGCGAGCGGATCGTCGAGCTGATCAGGTCGGCGGCGGAGCTGTGA
- a CDS encoding class I SAM-dependent methyltransferase — translation MRFQYDTIGERYAESRSAAAFSAADTYTLHGALDALGGVRGLDALDLACGYGYNTRLLARGGARRTVGVDVSEEMIRRAREHEATKDRPDVEYHVADAAGLPHLGPFDLATAAYVFSYAPDRRSLHAMFRSVRANLRAGGRLLAIVPNAGAFPRVDWSPYGVRILDRVADGDAPLLKAHFLTEPPVPFEFREWAHADLAEAAVEAGFVTVGWQPNRTPPADAERDEAYWTAYRAWPISSLMTCTA, via the coding sequence ATGCGGTTCCAGTACGACACCATCGGCGAGCGCTACGCGGAGTCAAGGAGCGCGGCGGCCTTCTCCGCCGCCGACACCTACACCCTGCACGGAGCCCTCGACGCCCTCGGCGGGGTGCGCGGGCTCGACGCCCTCGACCTGGCCTGCGGATACGGATACAACACCCGGCTGCTGGCCCGCGGCGGGGCCCGGCGCACCGTCGGCGTCGACGTCTCGGAGGAGATGATCCGGCGGGCCCGCGAGCACGAGGCGACCAAGGACCGGCCGGACGTCGAGTACCACGTCGCCGACGCCGCCGGCCTTCCCCACCTCGGCCCCTTCGACCTCGCGACCGCCGCGTACGTCTTCAGCTACGCACCCGACCGCAGGTCCCTGCACGCGATGTTCCGCTCCGTCCGCGCCAACCTGCGCGCGGGCGGGCGGCTGCTCGCCATCGTGCCGAACGCGGGCGCGTTCCCCCGCGTGGACTGGTCGCCGTACGGGGTGCGCATCCTCGACCGGGTCGCCGACGGCGACGCGCCACTGCTGAAGGCGCACTTCCTGACCGAACCGCCGGTGCCCTTCGAATTCCGCGAATGGGCCCACGCCGACCTCGCCGAGGCCGCCGTCGAAGCGGGTTTCGTCACCGTCGGCTGGCAGCCCAACCGGACACCGCCCGCCGACGCCGAACGGGACGAGGCGTACTGGACGGCGTACCGCGCCTGGCCGATCAGCTCACTGATGACCTGCACGGCGTAA
- a CDS encoding SpoIIE family protein phosphatase: protein MARADSVGAAPDTTDAPDATAQVLARATVKAMEAVGGYAGGVYLRSPTTGLLLMAVFTGLPLQLFRPWWRMQVNRPYPVAEAYRSGQAVHLPDAESAMSRFPQLAAGLPFPFGSLYEPVTAGTERFGVLLVLREATPGIPVGTADRERLRLTAEQLATELTALSAAGAPVVWEGHPVGVPAPPPEAGAEGARRAADRLAQAVLSLDRQGRIGYLNTAAEALLGLGGTQLHGRLLWEALPWLGHPAYEDHFRAGFMSGEHVHFAARRGPQAPGEWVSVDLYPAPDGVTLTLGTSAKPSYAPTIQAGRSPDGNADTAADTDAAAEAGGDVFADLDASADEASALYRPVALAIALTEAVTARQVSAVVTQELLPAFGGRQLAIYLLDERHLYLAWETGFPRGFLNRFDGVSLDVRLPGVETLTTGRPMFFESMQHLAAAYPGIPLDADVGARAFLPLIASGRPVGSCILGFDSPRGFSAEERTVLTALAGLIAQALARARRYDSEAALARGLQSALLPHRLPVREHVDTVGRYLPGTQGMEVGGDWYDVVETGAGLLALVIGDVQGHGVAAAATMGQLRSAVRAFALSGSTPEQVVSGTNQLLIDLDPGQFASCCYMSLDPGSGCVMAARAGHPQPLLRHPDGRTEVLDLAGGVVLGIDPEASYPVTELRLTVGSVLALYTDGLVEKPGIDIDVGVERLRRALAAARPSPLTETADRLISEAGSTADRPDDIALLLASRTD from the coding sequence ATGGCGAGAGCGGACAGCGTCGGCGCCGCGCCTGACACCACGGATGCCCCTGATGCGACGGCCCAGGTGCTCGCACGGGCCACCGTGAAGGCGATGGAGGCCGTCGGTGGCTACGCGGGCGGGGTCTACCTGCGCTCGCCCACCACGGGGCTGCTCCTGATGGCCGTGTTCACGGGGCTGCCGCTGCAGCTGTTCCGGCCCTGGTGGCGGATGCAGGTCAACCGCCCCTATCCGGTGGCCGAGGCCTACCGCTCCGGGCAGGCCGTGCACCTGCCCGACGCGGAGTCGGCCATGAGCCGCTTCCCCCAGCTGGCGGCCGGGCTGCCGTTCCCCTTCGGCTCGCTCTACGAGCCGGTGACCGCCGGGACGGAACGGTTCGGCGTGCTGCTGGTGCTGCGGGAGGCGACCCCGGGCATCCCCGTCGGGACCGCGGACCGCGAACGCCTGCGGCTGACCGCGGAGCAGCTGGCCACCGAGCTCACCGCGCTGTCGGCGGCCGGGGCTCCGGTGGTGTGGGAGGGTCACCCGGTGGGCGTACCGGCGCCGCCGCCCGAGGCGGGGGCCGAGGGCGCCCGCAGGGCCGCGGACCGGCTCGCGCAGGCGGTGCTCTCGCTGGACCGGCAGGGCCGGATCGGGTACCTGAACACCGCGGCGGAGGCCCTGCTCGGCCTCGGCGGGACGCAGCTGCACGGACGGCTGCTGTGGGAGGCGCTGCCCTGGCTCGGGCATCCCGCCTACGAGGACCACTTCCGGGCCGGCTTCATGTCCGGCGAGCACGTGCACTTCGCGGCCCGGCGCGGCCCGCAGGCGCCCGGGGAGTGGGTGTCGGTGGACCTGTATCCCGCTCCCGACGGTGTCACCCTGACGCTCGGCACCTCCGCGAAACCCTCCTACGCGCCGACGATCCAGGCCGGCCGGAGCCCGGACGGGAACGCGGACACGGCGGCGGACACGGACGCCGCCGCGGAGGCGGGGGGTGACGTGTTCGCGGACCTGGACGCGTCGGCCGACGAGGCGTCGGCGCTGTACCGGCCGGTGGCCCTGGCCATCGCGCTGACGGAGGCGGTCACGGCCCGGCAGGTGTCGGCGGTGGTCACCCAGGAGCTGCTGCCGGCCTTCGGGGGCCGCCAGCTGGCGATCTACCTGCTCGACGAGCGCCATCTGTACCTGGCCTGGGAGACCGGTTTCCCGCGGGGCTTCCTCAACCGGTTCGACGGGGTCTCGCTCGATGTCCGGCTGCCGGGCGTGGAGACGCTGACCACGGGCCGGCCGATGTTCTTCGAGTCGATGCAGCATCTGGCCGCCGCCTATCCGGGCATTCCACTGGACGCCGACGTGGGCGCCCGCGCCTTCCTGCCGCTGATCGCCTCCGGCCGGCCGGTCGGCTCGTGCATCCTCGGCTTCGACTCGCCCCGCGGCTTCAGCGCGGAGGAGCGTACGGTGCTCACCGCGCTGGCCGGTCTGATCGCGCAGGCCCTGGCCAGGGCCCGGCGCTACGACAGCGAGGCGGCGCTCGCCCGCGGCCTGCAGTCGGCCCTGCTGCCGCACCGGCTGCCGGTGCGCGAGCACGTGGACACGGTGGGCCGCTACCTCCCCGGTACGCAGGGCATGGAGGTCGGCGGCGACTGGTACGACGTCGTCGAGACCGGCGCGGGTCTGCTGGCCCTGGTCATCGGGGACGTCCAGGGCCACGGTGTGGCGGCCGCGGCCACCATGGGCCAGCTGCGCAGCGCGGTACGGGCCTTCGCGCTCAGCGGGAGCACCCCGGAGCAGGTGGTGAGCGGCACGAACCAGCTGCTCATCGACCTGGATCCGGGCCAGTTCGCGAGCTGCTGCTACATGTCGCTCGATCCGGGGTCGGGCTGCGTCATGGCCGCCCGCGCGGGGCATCCGCAGCCGCTGCTGCGCCATCCGGACGGCCGGACCGAGGTGCTGGACCTGGCGGGCGGGGTGGTCCTCGGCATCGACCCGGAGGCCTCGTACCCGGTCACGGAGCTGCGGCTGACGGTGGGCTCGGTGCTCGCCCTCTACACGGACGGGCTGGTGGAGAAGCCGGGCATCGACATCGATGTCGGGGTGGAGCGGCTGCGCAGGGCCCTCGCCGCGGCCCGGCCGTCCCCGTTGACCGAGACGGCCGACCGGCTGATCAGCGAGGCGGGCAGCACCGCCGACCGGCCGGACGACATCGCCCTGCTGCTGGCCTCCCGTACCGACTAG
- a CDS encoding glycoside hydrolase family 15 protein: protein MTQPIEDYALIGDLMTTALVGRDGSIDWLCLPRFDSAACFSKLLGDEENGHWRIAPLDATPGEPCTRRSYVDGTLILESYWETGTGTVKVTDFMPEREVAPDVIRIVEGISGTVRMRSTLRLRFDYGHVVPWVRRSDGDRVAVAGPDSVWFRSDPPVRTWGEENSTCSQFPVTAGRRVAFVLTWHPSHQPRPEPCDPFAALDQSLAEWRQWTAQCRYEGPYQEAVTRSLITLKALTYAPTGGIAAAATTSLPEELGGIRNWDYRYCWLRDSTLTLGSLLATGFLDEARAWREWLLRAVAGDPADLQIMYGIAGERRIPENELPWLHGYAASAPVRVGNAAVDQLQLDVYGEVIDSLYLARSAGLPAERHAWRIQLALLDFLERNWHRPDEGLWEVRGPRRHFVHSKVMAWVAADRAVRTLESDPSTPGDVKRWRAMRDEVHRDVCANGYDPERGTFTQYYGSEELDAATLLIPRVGFLPPDDPRVVGTVDAVRAELGSSGLVRRYSTSGSTVDGLPGDEGAFLACSFWLADALHMTGRRDEARALFERLLAVRNDVGLLAEEYDPLAGRQLGNFPQAFSHVGLVNTALTLARADIS from the coding sequence ATGACACAACCCATCGAAGACTACGCACTCATCGGCGACCTGATGACCACCGCACTGGTCGGCCGCGACGGGTCCATCGACTGGCTGTGCCTGCCGCGCTTCGACTCGGCGGCCTGCTTCTCCAAACTCCTCGGCGACGAGGAGAACGGCCACTGGCGCATCGCACCCCTCGACGCCACCCCCGGCGAGCCCTGCACCCGCCGGTCCTACGTCGACGGCACGCTGATCCTGGAGTCGTACTGGGAGACCGGGACCGGGACCGTCAAGGTCACCGACTTCATGCCCGAGCGCGAGGTCGCCCCCGACGTCATCCGCATCGTCGAGGGCATCAGCGGCACCGTCAGGATGCGCAGCACCCTGCGCCTGCGCTTCGACTACGGCCACGTCGTGCCCTGGGTGCGCCGCAGCGACGGCGACCGGGTCGCCGTCGCCGGGCCCGACTCCGTCTGGTTCCGCAGCGACCCCCCGGTCCGCACCTGGGGCGAGGAGAACAGCACCTGCTCCCAGTTCCCGGTCACCGCCGGCCGGCGCGTCGCCTTCGTCCTGACCTGGCACCCCTCGCACCAGCCCCGCCCCGAGCCCTGCGACCCCTTCGCCGCACTGGACCAGAGCCTCGCCGAATGGCGGCAGTGGACCGCGCAATGCCGCTACGAGGGCCCCTACCAGGAGGCGGTGACCCGCTCCCTGATCACCCTCAAGGCCCTCACCTACGCCCCGACCGGCGGCATCGCCGCCGCAGCCACCACCTCCCTCCCCGAGGAGCTCGGCGGCATCCGCAACTGGGACTACCGCTACTGCTGGCTCCGGGACTCCACCCTCACCCTCGGATCCCTCCTGGCCACCGGTTTCCTCGACGAGGCCCGAGCGTGGCGCGAGTGGCTGCTGCGCGCGGTCGCCGGTGACCCCGCCGACCTCCAGATCATGTACGGGATCGCCGGCGAGCGACGGATCCCCGAGAACGAACTGCCCTGGCTGCACGGGTACGCCGCCTCCGCCCCGGTCCGCGTCGGGAACGCGGCCGTCGACCAGCTCCAGCTCGACGTGTACGGGGAGGTCATCGACTCGCTCTACCTGGCCAGGTCCGCCGGTCTGCCCGCCGAGCGCCACGCCTGGCGGATCCAGCTCGCGCTCCTCGACTTCCTCGAACGCAACTGGCACCGGCCCGACGAAGGCCTCTGGGAGGTCCGCGGCCCCCGCCGCCACTTCGTCCACTCCAAGGTGATGGCCTGGGTCGCGGCCGACCGCGCCGTGCGCACCCTGGAGAGCGACCCCTCCACGCCCGGCGACGTGAAACGCTGGCGCGCCATGCGCGACGAGGTGCACCGCGACGTGTGCGCCAACGGCTACGACCCCGAGCGGGGCACCTTCACCCAGTACTACGGCTCCGAGGAGCTCGACGCGGCGACCCTGCTGATCCCCAGGGTCGGATTCCTGCCGCCCGACGACCCGCGGGTCGTCGGCACGGTCGACGCGGTGCGCGCCGAACTCGGCAGCAGCGGCCTGGTCCGCCGCTACAGCACCTCGGGCTCCACCGTCGACGGCCTCCCCGGCGACGAAGGCGCCTTCCTGGCCTGCTCGTTCTGGCTGGCCGACGCCCTGCACATGACGGGCCGGCGCGATGAGGCCCGCGCCCTGTTCGAGCGGCTGCTGGCGGTACGCAACGACGTGGGCCTGCTCGCGGAGGAGTACGACCCCCTCGCCGGACGCCAACTCGGCAACTTCCCGCAGGCGTTCAGCCACGTCGGCCTGGTGAACACCGCACTCACCCTGGCCCGCGCCGACATCAGCTGA
- a CDS encoding discoidin domain-containing protein — MLRRSHLLIAFGLGSLLIGLIPWLGVTSTAAAGRSPAPRPAPVPTDQQTAKQSPHHGIAPANAMEPTAPVLDRAGWTAAASDEETGGENGRAANVLDGNTTTLWHSRWTGTPAPLPHVITIDMHRTAVVSALVYRPRSDGPNGRVGEYSISVSTDGVSWGTPVATGTLADDVSAKTLGFAPQGARFVRLTALSEAGGRGPWSSASEIDLLGDPGTPAATIDLPRTGWTATASDEETGSENGRAANVLDGNANSIWHSRWAGTPAPLPHTITIDMHRTAVVSALVYHPRPDGPNGRAGAYTIATSTDGSTFGTPVAAGTWRDDDTVKTATFTRAEQARFVRLTVTSEAGGRGPWTSAGEIRLSGPASPAVHGSWGRVTGFPLVPVATAVLPGDKLLAWSAYAVDRFGGSNGYTQTAILDLKTGKVTQRRIDNTGHDMFCPGIAMLADGRVLVTGGSNAEKASIYDPATDSWSATTSMNIARGYQAMTLLSTGEAFVLGGSWSGSAGTDKAGEVWSPDTRTWRSLPGVPAAPALTADPAGPYRADNHMWLYATSGGKVLQLGPSKQMNWISTSGRGSITSAGNRADSQDAMTGNAVAYDIGKLLTLGGSPAYQDSPATRRAYTVGISGSQVQPARTGDMEHARAFSNSVVMPDGKVAVFGGQAYPVPFSDATSVLTPELWDPATGRFTPLATMAVPRNYHSVANLLPDGRIFSGGGGLCGDCATNHADGAIFTPPYLLNADGSPKPRPAITAGVPPRTAPGTSLTVSTQGSVASFVLMRAAAATHSTDNDQRRVPLASTAAGGGAYKVSIPADTGVVLPGTYMLFALDAQGVPSIGQFVTIS; from the coding sequence GTGTTACGCCGCTCCCACCTGCTCATCGCCTTCGGCCTCGGCTCGCTGCTGATCGGCCTCATCCCGTGGCTCGGCGTCACGAGCACGGCAGCCGCCGGCCGCTCCCCGGCGCCCCGCCCCGCACCCGTGCCCACCGACCAGCAGACGGCGAAGCAGTCGCCGCACCACGGCATCGCCCCGGCGAACGCGATGGAACCGACGGCCCCGGTCCTCGACCGGGCCGGATGGACGGCCGCGGCGAGCGACGAGGAGACCGGCGGAGAGAACGGCCGCGCGGCCAACGTCCTCGACGGCAACACCACCACCCTCTGGCACAGCAGGTGGACCGGTACGCCCGCCCCGCTGCCGCACGTCATCACCATCGACATGCACCGCACGGCGGTCGTCTCCGCGCTCGTCTACCGTCCCCGCTCCGACGGGCCCAACGGGCGCGTGGGCGAGTACAGCATCAGCGTCAGCACCGACGGCGTGAGCTGGGGGACTCCGGTCGCCACCGGCACGCTCGCCGACGACGTCAGCGCCAAGACCCTCGGGTTCGCCCCGCAGGGCGCCCGCTTCGTACGGCTCACCGCGCTCAGCGAGGCCGGCGGCCGCGGCCCCTGGTCCTCCGCCTCCGAGATCGACCTGCTGGGTGACCCCGGCACTCCGGCGGCCACCATCGACCTGCCCCGCACCGGATGGACCGCCACGGCGAGCGACGAGGAGACCGGCAGCGAGAACGGCCGCGCGGCCAACGTCCTCGACGGCAACGCGAACAGCATCTGGCACAGCAGGTGGGCCGGAACCCCGGCCCCGCTGCCGCACACCATCACCATCGACATGCACCGCACGGCAGTCGTCTCCGCCCTCGTCTACCATCCCCGCCCCGACGGGCCCAACGGGCGGGCGGGCGCGTACACCATCGCCACCAGCACCGACGGCTCCACCTTCGGGACGCCGGTGGCCGCGGGCACCTGGCGGGACGACGACACCGTCAAGACCGCCACCTTCACCCGCGCCGAACAGGCCCGCTTCGTACGGCTGACCGTGACCAGCGAAGCCGGCGGCCGCGGCCCGTGGACCTCGGCGGGCGAGATACGCCTGAGCGGACCGGCCAGCCCGGCCGTGCACGGCTCCTGGGGCCGGGTCACCGGCTTCCCGCTGGTTCCGGTGGCCACCGCCGTCCTGCCCGGCGACAAGCTGCTGGCCTGGTCCGCGTACGCCGTCGACCGCTTCGGCGGCAGCAACGGCTACACGCAGACCGCGATCCTGGACCTGAAGACCGGCAAGGTCACCCAGCGCCGCATCGACAACACCGGACACGACATGTTCTGCCCCGGCATCGCCATGCTCGCCGACGGCCGGGTGCTGGTCACCGGCGGCAGCAACGCGGAGAAGGCGAGCATCTACGACCCGGCCACCGACAGCTGGTCCGCCACCACGAGCATGAACATCGCCCGCGGCTACCAGGCCATGACCCTGCTCTCCACCGGCGAGGCCTTCGTCCTGGGCGGCTCCTGGAGCGGATCCGCGGGCACCGACAAGGCCGGTGAGGTCTGGTCCCCGGACACCCGCACCTGGCGCAGCCTTCCCGGCGTCCCCGCCGCCCCGGCCCTGACCGCCGACCCGGCCGGACCCTACCGCGCCGACAACCACATGTGGCTGTACGCCACTTCGGGCGGCAAGGTGCTGCAACTGGGGCCGAGCAAGCAGATGAACTGGATCTCCACCAGCGGCCGGGGCAGCATCACCTCCGCCGGCAACCGGGCCGACAGCCAGGACGCCATGACCGGCAACGCCGTCGCCTACGACATCGGCAAACTGCTCACCCTGGGCGGCTCACCCGCCTACCAGGACAGCCCCGCCACCCGGCGCGCCTACACCGTGGGCATCTCGGGCAGCCAGGTCCAGCCCGCCCGTACGGGCGACATGGAACATGCCCGCGCCTTCAGCAACAGCGTGGTCATGCCCGACGGCAAGGTGGCCGTCTTCGGCGGCCAGGCCTATCCGGTGCCGTTCAGCGACGCCACTTCCGTCCTGACCCCCGAACTGTGGGACCCGGCGACCGGACGCTTCACCCCGCTCGCCACCATGGCCGTCCCGCGCAACTACCACAGCGTGGCCAACCTGCTGCCCGACGGGCGGATCTTCTCCGGCGGCGGCGGCCTGTGCGGCGACTGCGCGACGAACCACGCCGACGGGGCGATCTTCACGCCGCCCTACCTGCTCAACGCGGACGGCTCACCGAAGCCCCGTCCGGCCATCACCGCGGGCGTACCCCCGAGGACGGCCCCCGGCACCTCGCTCACGGTGAGCACCCAGGGTTCGGTGGCGTCCTTCGTCCTCATGCGGGCCGCGGCCGCCACCCACTCCACCGACAACGACCAGCGCCGGGTCCCCCTGGCGTCCACAGCCGCGGGAGGCGGCGCGTACAAGGTCTCGATACCCGCCGACACGGGCGTGGTCCTGCCGGGGACCTACATGCTCTTCGCCCTCGACGCCCAGGGCGTACCGAGCATCGGCCAGTTCGTGACCATCTCCTGA
- a CDS encoding DoxX family membrane protein — protein sequence MTSPSATATKPQATAPATHPRPAVLSTPGHDTGLLLLRLVLGLTMAAHGSQKLFGWFGGGGISGTGQFFTASGYPAGDAMAVLAGLTETLGGLGLALGLLTPLAGAAIVGTLINAIAVHGADAFFAPKGIEYELLLTAGAAALALTGPGRYAVDRFLPVLRSHRLAHGALAVTLGVVLAAVLLLVRD from the coding sequence ATGACCAGCCCCTCCGCCACCGCGACGAAGCCCCAGGCCACCGCACCGGCCACGCACCCCCGGCCCGCAGTCCTCTCCACCCCGGGTCACGACACCGGCCTGCTGCTCCTGCGCCTCGTCCTCGGCCTGACCATGGCCGCGCACGGCTCGCAGAAGCTGTTCGGCTGGTTCGGTGGCGGCGGTATCAGCGGCACCGGCCAGTTCTTCACCGCCAGCGGCTACCCCGCCGGTGACGCCATGGCGGTCCTCGCCGGCCTCACCGAGACGCTCGGCGGGCTCGGCCTCGCCCTCGGCCTGCTCACCCCGCTCGCCGGCGCCGCGATCGTCGGCACCCTGATCAACGCCATCGCCGTTCACGGCGCCGACGCCTTCTTCGCCCCGAAGGGCATCGAGTACGAGCTGCTGCTCACCGCGGGCGCCGCCGCCCTCGCCCTCACCGGCCCCGGACGGTACGCCGTCGACCGGTTCCTGCCCGTCCTGCGCAGCCACCGCCTCGCGCACGGCGCCCTGGCCGTCACCCTCGGCGTGGTCCTCGCCGCCGTACTGCTCCTCGTCCGCGACTAG
- a CDS encoding MarR family winged helix-turn-helix transcriptional regulator: MAEPRWLDDREMRAWSGFLAASALVNRRLDQQLKDDAGLSHPQYEILVRLAAAPGRELRMTELANGLINSKSGLTYQVTQMEKAGLVRRRSCPSDVRGVFAVLTDAGSAKLEEAAPGHVATVREILVDVLTPGQLDALADGLGEVGRRLRGQGAQVGPDAGQVSKPDIGV; this comes from the coding sequence ATGGCTGAACCGAGATGGCTGGACGACCGCGAGATGCGCGCCTGGAGCGGTTTCCTCGCCGCGTCGGCGCTGGTGAACCGGCGTCTCGACCAGCAGCTCAAGGACGATGCCGGGCTCTCGCACCCCCAGTACGAGATCCTCGTACGCCTCGCCGCGGCACCCGGGCGCGAACTGCGGATGACCGAGCTCGCCAACGGCCTGATCAACTCCAAGAGCGGCCTGACCTACCAGGTCACACAGATGGAGAAGGCCGGTCTGGTGCGCCGCCGCAGCTGCCCCTCCGATGTGCGCGGCGTCTTCGCCGTCCTCACCGACGCCGGCAGCGCCAAGCTGGAGGAGGCCGCCCCGGGCCACGTGGCGACCGTCCGCGAGATCCTCGTGGACGTCCTGACCCCCGGGCAGCTCGACGCGCTCGCGGACGGGCTGGGCGAGGTCGGGCGCCGCCTGCGCGGACAGGGCGCCCAGGTGGGTCCGGACGCCGGCCAGGTATCGAAACCCGATATCGGGGTATAG
- a CDS encoding YkvA family protein encodes MDGKVWLALGVILAVGLAIAAAVLLVRVFAARKLLLDSGIPLQDKALFWAAVVYTISPVDLIPDPVYLDDVGFLLLALRSLHAAAGAVRTSKDPGAIV; translated from the coding sequence ATGGACGGAAAGGTCTGGCTCGCCCTGGGCGTGATCCTCGCAGTGGGGCTCGCGATCGCCGCGGCCGTGCTGCTGGTACGGGTCTTCGCGGCGCGGAAGCTGCTGCTGGATTCGGGCATCCCCCTGCAGGACAAGGCCCTGTTCTGGGCCGCCGTCGTCTACACGATCTCGCCCGTGGACCTGATTCCCGACCCGGTGTACCTGGACGACGTCGGGTTCCTGCTGCTGGCGCTGCGCTCGCTGCATGCGGCGGCAGGCGCCGTCCGCACCTCGAAGGATCCGGGCGCCATCGTCTGA